A window of Microbacterium luteolum contains these coding sequences:
- a CDS encoding dihydrofolate reductase family protein, with amino-acid sequence MSTAASGRILIDLFMTLDGVAQGPGGTDEDTSGGFRFSGWQAGHPSSGVGPEVEKGMRQLDALLLGRRTYDIFASYWPHHTEGESGEIGTLFNRVPKYVATRDADFALDWEGSTRVGDDLSAEIAAMRENHREVHVIGSVDFVHTLLAEGLFDELNLWVYPILLGAGKKVFDDGALPSVLTLLEPAKTDDGGVTLLRYGRTEKVPEVGTFD; translated from the coding sequence CGCATCCTGATCGACCTCTTCATGACCCTCGACGGTGTCGCGCAGGGGCCGGGCGGCACCGACGAAGACACCTCGGGCGGCTTCCGGTTCAGCGGCTGGCAGGCCGGGCACCCCTCGTCGGGCGTCGGACCCGAGGTCGAGAAGGGCATGCGGCAGCTCGACGCGCTGCTGCTCGGCCGCCGGACCTATGACATCTTCGCGTCGTACTGGCCGCACCACACCGAAGGCGAGTCCGGTGAGATCGGCACGCTCTTCAACCGTGTGCCCAAGTATGTGGCGACCCGGGATGCCGACTTCGCGCTCGACTGGGAGGGCAGCACCCGCGTCGGCGACGACCTGAGCGCGGAGATCGCCGCGATGCGCGAGAACCACCGCGAGGTGCACGTCATCGGCAGCGTCGACTTCGTGCACACGCTGCTCGCCGAAGGGCTGTTCGACGAGTTGAACCTCTGGGTGTATCCGATCCTCCTCGGCGCGGGCAAGAAGGTGTTCGACGACGGCGCACTGCCCTCGGTCCTCACGCTGCTCGAGCCGGCGAAGACCGACGACGGCGGCGTGACGCTGCTGCGGTACGGGCGCACGGAGAAGGTGCCGGAGGTCGGGACTTTCGACTAA